One Desulfobacterales bacterium genomic region harbors:
- a CDS encoding TolC family protein, which produces MLNFLSICKNLLLFVSLMSLISPAYVLSEVNYKDSMSLMDAIRLSLEHNPNILLQKEDVAYKKGDLQAASGKFDINIGLNTQGEYIQEELKPEVYNAELKRRLDNEANADKAHIIAESLEERLRILDIEEERSREGKDFVSVYDIILDQEANTVNENEAEKLRTDSYDSTRKGIIASIEAQRQVETNSLIYLKKLGGVPTVDEKTYVSIDASGKKKFRNGLEFTQRLRLSESSNQYRGKNQDVPPTYNSEIWFEFKMPLGKGRGTDSTTAREKSSAIAYDASLLSLHQTTIDSLYSTVSAYWGLVAAQEKVKFYKRSFQFQARLLEISRHFVEADEIPKFQLGRIIASEASARASLYRANQELHHARLSLIKIIGLDIEDLKDTLTASNNFPLSPPANKVQNIKADNFIKEALEKRQDYQASVKFEEISKINLRATEIDALPQADLSFFIGCLGQDRDGNVGTGAYQSLFKDMVAPSIKLALDFNYPFANNQGKGSIIKAQSSFGKNRIYTEDLERQIKANIISAVDSLMHSIAELEKCIESATYFEKTMDSELQRFTIGKTTLVDSIFTEKQLTQSESEKVSSQMFYATNIIRLKYETASIINFSDGGFTINEKDFFELPKSR; this is translated from the coding sequence ATGCTAAATTTTTTAAGTATATGTAAAAATTTGCTATTGTTCGTGTCTTTAATGTCGTTAATAAGTCCCGCTTATGTTTTAAGCGAAGTAAATTATAAAGATTCCATGTCTTTAATGGATGCGATTCGACTTTCCCTTGAACATAATCCAAATATTTTACTTCAAAAAGAAGATGTAGCTTATAAAAAAGGAGACCTTCAGGCCGCGTCCGGGAAGTTTGATATTAATATTGGCCTTAATACTCAAGGCGAATATATACAAGAAGAACTTAAACCTGAAGTTTATAATGCAGAGCTTAAACGAAGACTTGATAACGAAGCAAATGCGGATAAAGCCCACATTATAGCCGAATCTTTAGAAGAACGATTGCGAATTTTAGATATAGAAGAAGAAAGAAGCAGAGAAGGCAAAGACTTTGTTTCAGTGTATGATATTATACTTGATCAAGAAGCTAATACTGTAAATGAAAATGAAGCTGAAAAACTGCGCACTGATTCCTATGATTCTACTCGAAAAGGAATAATAGCCTCAATTGAAGCCCAAAGACAAGTTGAAACAAATTCGTTAATTTATCTTAAAAAACTCGGAGGCGTTCCTACTGTTGACGAAAAAACATACGTAAGTATTGACGCTTCTGGAAAAAAGAAATTTAGAAATGGTCTTGAATTTACACAGAGACTTAGGCTTTCTGAATCATCTAACCAATATCGAGGTAAAAATCAAGATGTTCCTCCAACGTATAATTCCGAAATTTGGTTTGAATTTAAAATGCCCCTTGGAAAAGGCCGTGGTACAGATTCAACTACTGCAAGAGAAAAATCTTCAGCCATCGCTTATGACGCAAGTTTATTATCTTTACACCAAACAACTATAGATTCTCTATATTCGACTGTTTCAGCTTACTGGGGACTTGTTGCTGCACAAGAAAAAGTTAAATTTTACAAAAGATCTTTTCAATTTCAAGCAAGACTTCTCGAAATAAGCAGACATTTTGTGGAAGCTGACGAAATTCCTAAATTTCAGTTAGGAAGGATTATAGCGAGTGAAGCGTCCGCACGAGCCTCCCTTTATAGAGCAAATCAAGAGCTTCATCATGCAAGATTAAGTCTAATTAAAATAATTGGCCTTGATATAGAAGACTTAAAAGATACACTTACCGCTTCAAACAATTTCCCCCTTTCTCCTCCAGCTAATAAAGTTCAAAATATTAAAGCTGACAATTTTATAAAAGAAGCTTTAGAAAAAAGACAAGATTATCAAGCTTCTGTAAAATTTGAAGAAATATCAAAAATAAATCTTAGAGCTACGGAAATAGACGCTTTGCCTCAAGCTGACTTAAGCTTTTTTATTGGATGCCTCGGACAGGATAGAGATGGAAATGTTGGAACAGGCGCTTATCAGTCTTTATTTAAAGATATGGTCGCTCCAAGTATAAAATTAGCACTTGATTTTAACTATCCTTTTGCAAACAACCAAGGTAAAGGAAGTATCATTAAAGCTCAAAGCTCTTTTGGAAAAAATCGAATTTATACGGAAGACCTTGAACGTCAAATAAAAGCGAATATAATTAGCGCTGTTGATTCATTAATGCATTCAATAGCAGAACTGGAAAAATGCATTGAATCTGCTACTTACTTTGAAAAAACAATGGACTCTGAATTACAAAGATTTACTATCGGAAAAACTACGCTCGTTGATTCAATCTTTACTGAAAAACAGCTCACTCAATCTGAATCAGAAAAAGTTAGTTCTCAAATGTTTTATGCCACAAATATAATTAGACTGAAATATGAAACAGCATCCATAATAAATTTCAGTGACGGCGGCTTTACAATCAATGAAAAGGACTTTTTTGAATTACCAAAATCGAGATAA